In a single window of the Deinococcus aetherius genome:
- a CDS encoding chromate transporter, whose product MTRAHATTPEDDPPALSPTPLALARMFVGVALAGIGGGLPAHTRRALTTRGWMTDEAFAETFTLAQLTPGPNAVNLAAMVGARLSGRLGAVASTVGVLTPGLVAMLAVSAVTLGLPGGLPPALQSALHGAACAALAVLLTAALPVVRVGWGVRGGPLLTVLTFLALGVGRLDLLPVFLVLVGAGLLLHRPRGAA is encoded by the coding sequence ATGACCCGCGCCCACGCCACCACGCCCGAGGACGACCCGCCCGCGCTCTCCCCCACCCCGCTCGCGCTGGCCCGGATGTTCGTGGGCGTGGCGCTGGCAGGCATCGGCGGGGGGCTGCCCGCACACACCCGACGGGCGCTGACCACGCGAGGGTGGATGACGGACGAGGCCTTCGCGGAGACCTTCACCCTGGCGCAGCTCACGCCGGGGCCGAATGCCGTGAACCTCGCCGCGATGGTGGGGGCGCGCCTCAGCGGGCGGCTGGGGGCGGTGGCCTCGACGGTCGGGGTCCTCACGCCCGGTCTGGTCGCCATGCTCGCGGTGAGCGCCGTGACGCTCGGGCTTCCCGGGGGACTGCCGCCCGCCCTGCAAAGCGCGCTGCACGGGGCGGCCTGCGCGGCGCTCGCGGTGCTCCTCACGGCGGCGCTGCCCGTCGTGCGGGTGGGGTGGGGGGTGCGGGGTGGTCCCCTCCTGACCGTGCTCACCTTCCTGGCGCTGGGGGTGGGGCGGCTCGACCTCCTGCCCGTGTTCCTCGTGCTCGTGGGGGCGGGGTTGCTCCTGCACCGGCCGCGCGGGGCCGCGTGA
- a CDS encoding AfsR/SARP family transcriptional regulator, which produces MRVQVLGRVAVTRGGQPAREWGRARARDLLALLAVHDAGLAREAAQEALFPGADPQVGERNFRVTLHALGQVLEEGVARGTFLERGEWLRLRGGPDLSVDLWEARAHLGAPPGTPGRPAALLDMPGQMADTDLEAVQAEAERHAALLPEALASEAGHALRVGQLDLAARLAGRALSLDPAHEPAARALMRAWHARAHPAAAARTYAALRAALAELGLTPLPETEALHRALTGVMREGPGDPPLPAETAP; this is translated from the coding sequence GTGCGGGTTCAAGTGCTCGGGCGGGTGGCGGTGACGCGCGGCGGCCAGCCCGCCCGCGAGTGGGGCCGCGCCCGCGCCCGTGACCTCCTCGCCCTGCTCGCCGTCCACGACGCGGGGCTGGCCCGCGAGGCCGCGCAGGAGGCCCTCTTCCCCGGCGCCGACCCCCAGGTGGGCGAGCGCAACTTCCGGGTGACCCTGCACGCGCTGGGGCAGGTGCTGGAGGAGGGGGTGGCGCGCGGCACCTTCCTGGAGCGCGGCGAGTGGCTGCGGCTGCGGGGCGGCCCCGACCTGAGCGTGGACCTGTGGGAGGCCCGCGCGCACCTGGGCGCCCCTCCCGGCACCCCGGGCCGCCCCGCAGCCCTGCTCGATATGCCGGGACAGATGGCCGACACCGACCTGGAAGCCGTGCAGGCCGAGGCCGAACGCCACGCCGCCCTGCTTCCCGAGGCGCTGGCGTCGGAGGCGGGCCACGCCCTGCGGGTGGGCCAGCTCGACCTCGCCGCCCGGCTGGCGGGGCGGGCCCTGAGCCTCGACCCCGCCCATGAGCCCGCCGCCCGCGCCCTGATGCGCGCCTGGCACGCCCGCGCCCACCCCGCCGCCGCCGCGCGCACCTACGCGGCCCTGCGCGCCGCCCTCGCGGAGCTGGGCCTCACGCCCCTGCCCGAGACGGAGGCGCTGCACCGGGCGCTGACGGGAGTGATGAGGGAAGGGCCGGGAGACCCTCCTCTCCCCGCTGAAACCGCGCCGTGA
- a CDS encoding MalT transcriptional regulator family protein: MATEWREHAPLRRARPPQVRGAVARPRLLALLGAARVVTVVAPAGYGKTTALAAGLPDLGRAAWLTLDADDADPQVLAAGLAVAVAGLPGGEGPGALLDAGAAPRRVAARVADVLDRAGALLVLDEVQHLGGGLTEDVLRELLGGRVALLSRTPLTSPDLTRLEPGGDLTRVSALDLAFTPAELAELLAAQGVRATGAEVRLAHAVTEGWPIAARFLAQAAAQGRVALSALADLDGGEAQLGTLFTYLAQEVLGPLDPSLRALLTRGSVFEELTPELIADVLEETQAGTLLSALASGGTFLTRTGDAFRAHPLLRAHLRGLLAPGEAHRLAARGAAYFERTGRPRRALAAHLAAGNTARAAELLARHGGRWLDGGRVTLVERSLARVPPAAWTPALHALAGDALRLSSRYGEALAAYAQADPLARSLGEAQVALDTVQPDLAWGPLDAAGALAEGPEAARVERMRAENYLNAGDPAHSLALHPELAHGARYALRSGRLGDALGLALHAARGEAGGARAAQNHREGLLLASFLHAVLGEPGEAARRAREGLAEGERLESLFVRSLALVRLGHAEVAAGHPAQARAAYEGALTLAQDVVPRLQVEPRLGLAYLEAALNHPVPAAEHEARALAHAGGDRYVGGLTRLVAALGRLHGGTRRRSPCTRRPGRRGTPRRRRGP, translated from the coding sequence GTGGCGACAGAATGGCGTGAACACGCCCCCTTGCGGCGGGCGCGGCCTCCCCAGGTGCGGGGGGCGGTCGCGCGGCCCCGGCTGCTGGCCCTGCTGGGGGCGGCGCGGGTGGTCACGGTGGTCGCCCCGGCGGGGTACGGCAAGACGACGGCGCTCGCCGCCGGGCTGCCGGACCTCGGGCGGGCCGCGTGGCTGACCCTGGACGCCGACGACGCCGACCCACAGGTCCTGGCGGCGGGGCTGGCGGTGGCGGTGGCGGGGCTGCCGGGGGGCGAGGGGCCGGGGGCGCTCCTCGACGCGGGCGCGGCCCCCCGGCGGGTCGCGGCGAGGGTGGCCGACGTGCTCGACCGAGCGGGCGCCCTGCTCGTGCTCGACGAGGTGCAGCACCTGGGCGGGGGGCTGACGGAGGACGTGCTGCGCGAGCTGCTGGGGGGCCGGGTGGCCCTGCTCTCCCGCACGCCGCTCACGAGCCCCGACCTCACCCGGCTGGAGCCAGGCGGCGACCTCACCCGCGTCTCGGCCCTCGACCTGGCGTTTACCCCCGCCGAACTCGCCGAGCTGCTCGCGGCGCAGGGGGTGCGGGCGACGGGCGCGGAGGTCCGGCTCGCCCACGCGGTCACGGAGGGGTGGCCCATCGCGGCGCGCTTTCTCGCGCAGGCGGCGGCGCAGGGGCGGGTGGCCCTCTCCGCGCTCGCCGACCTCGACGGCGGGGAGGCGCAGCTCGGCACCCTCTTTACCTACCTCGCGCAGGAGGTGCTGGGCCCGCTCGACCCCAGCCTGCGGGCGCTGCTCACGCGCGGGAGCGTCTTCGAGGAACTCACGCCCGAGTTGATCGCGGACGTGCTGGAGGAGACCCAGGCGGGCACGCTGCTGAGCGCCCTAGCGAGCGGCGGCACCTTCCTGACCCGGACGGGAGACGCTTTTCGCGCCCATCCCCTGCTGCGGGCGCACCTGCGGGGCCTGCTCGCCCCCGGCGAGGCGCACCGACTCGCGGCGCGGGGCGCGGCCTACTTCGAGCGGACGGGGCGGCCCCGGCGAGCACTCGCCGCCCACCTCGCGGCGGGGAACACGGCCCGGGCGGCCGAACTCCTCGCCCGGCACGGGGGCCGCTGGCTCGACGGGGGCCGGGTGACGCTGGTGGAGCGCAGCCTCGCGCGGGTGCCGCCCGCCGCCTGGACGCCCGCCCTGCACGCCCTCGCGGGGGACGCCCTGCGGCTCTCGTCGCGGTACGGGGAGGCGCTGGCGGCCTACGCGCAGGCGGACCCCCTGGCGCGCTCACTCGGGGAGGCGCAGGTCGCCCTCGACACCGTGCAGCCGGACCTCGCCTGGGGGCCGCTGGACGCGGCCGGGGCCCTGGCGGAGGGGCCGGAGGCGGCGCGGGTGGAACGGATGCGGGCCGAGAACTACCTCAACGCGGGCGACCCGGCGCACTCACTCGCCCTGCACCCCGAGCTGGCGCACGGGGCACGGTACGCCCTGCGCTCGGGGCGGCTGGGGGACGCCCTGGGGCTCGCGCTGCACGCCGCCCGGGGCGAGGCGGGGGGCGCGCGGGCGGCGCAGAACCACCGCGAGGGCCTCTTGCTCGCCAGTTTTCTCCACGCGGTCCTCGGCGAGCCGGGGGAGGCCGCCCGCCGCGCCCGCGAGGGGCTGGCGGAGGGCGAGCGGCTGGAGAGCCTCTTCGTGCGCTCGCTCGCCCTGGTACGGCTGGGCCACGCGGAGGTCGCGGCCGGGCACCCGGCGCAGGCACGGGCGGCCTACGAGGGGGCGCTGACCCTCGCGCAGGACGTGGTGCCCCGCCTCCAGGTCGAGCCCCGACTGGGACTGGCGTACCTGGAGGCCGCCCTGAACCACCCCGTTCCCGCCGCCGAGCACGAGGCCCGGGCCCTCGCCCACGCGGGCGGCGACCGCTACGTGGGGGGGCTGACCCGGCTCGTGGCGGCGCTCGGGCGGCTGCACGGGGGGACCCGGCGGCGCTCGCCGTGTACGCGGCGACCGGGGAGGCGGGGGACGCCCCGGCGGCGGCGCGGGCCGTGA
- a CDS encoding chromate transporter, which produces MGDLPNLWELILAFARLGLISFGGTNVAEMERSLVLEHGWIDARTLANGFALGQLMPGPNMLAVTHYGYAAAGLAGALAATLGFYGPTALLSAVAALVWQRHSAHPWVAAFRNALLPFGGGVILAGALVLARTSVTSWPAAVLAVLAFGLLWQTRVNSAVVVLGAAAVGALLGL; this is translated from the coding sequence ATGGGCGACCTGCCAAATCTCTGGGAGCTGATTCTGGCCTTCGCCCGCCTGGGGCTGATCAGCTTCGGGGGAACGAACGTGGCCGAGATGGAGCGTTCGCTGGTGCTGGAGCACGGCTGGATCGACGCGCGGACGCTGGCGAACGGCTTCGCGCTCGGGCAGCTCATGCCGGGGCCGAACATGCTCGCCGTGACCCACTACGGGTACGCCGCCGCCGGGCTGGCGGGGGCCCTGGCCGCCACCCTGGGCTTCTACGGCCCGACCGCGCTCCTGAGCGCCGTGGCCGCCCTGGTGTGGCAGCGGCACAGCGCGCACCCTTGGGTGGCCGCCTTCCGCAACGCCCTGCTGCCTTTCGGGGGCGGGGTGATCCTCGCCGGGGCGCTCGTGCTGGCCCGCACCTCGGTCACCTCCTGGCCCGCCGCCGTGCTCGCGGTCCTCGCCTTCGGGCTGCTGTGGCAGACGCGGGTGAACAGCGCCGTGGTGGTGCTGGGGGCGGCGGCGGTGGGGGCGCTGCTGGGGCTGTAG